Within the Crocosphaera sp. UHCC 0190 genome, the region GGTAATAGTCTTAATTTAGCACAACAAATTCCCCAAGAAATTTTACCTCGTATTAATACTGGACAAGCAAGATTGATTACTCAATTTCCTCCCAATACTCCCCTAGAAACCAATCGAAAAATAATGGATATTGTTGATAAGATTGTGCTTGAACAACCAGAAACTCAATCAACTTTTACTACGTCAGGCGGCTTTTTATTTGGTTCTAATACCAGTGAAAATGTCTTAAGAGGGTCAAGTAATATTATTCTAAAACCAGGTACTGATGTCGAAGCTTACAGTGAAAGAGTTAGCCAAGAATTTGATAAATTAAATTTAGTAGGAATTCGCTTAAGATTAAGTCCAGATGCAGTGCGAGGGTTGATTTTAAATAACTCACCTGTGAGACGAGCAGATATTGATTTAATCCTACAAGGTAACGATCAAAATGCCTTAGAAGAAGCAGGAGAAACTGTTTTAAAAGTATTAGAAGAAAATGTCACGTTAGCTCAATTTCGTCCTGATGCTGATCCCCGTCAACCTGAGATTCAAATTCGCCCTGATCTTGAGCGTTTAGGGGCTTTTGGTTTAAATATGACCGATATTAAGGATTCTCTTGAAACTGCTATTCAAGGAACCGTCCCGACGCGCTTACAGAGGGAAAACCGCTTAGTAGATATTCGGGTACAATTGGATCAAGATCTCATCCGTCGTCCCTCTCAATTAAGCCAAATTCCCTTATTTACTCAGGAAAATCGTCTTGTTCGTCTAGGAGATGTGGCAAAGCTCGAAGAAGGAAAAGCCCCTGCGGAAATTCAACGAATTAATCAGCGTCAGGTCTTTATTTTAGCGGGAAATTTAACTGAGGGGGCAAGTTTAGGGGCAGCACTCGCAGAAGTTAAGCAAGTTTTAGATACAATAGAGTTACCTGAAGGGGTAAGAATTCTCCCTAGTAATGCTCAACAAAGTAATGAACAATTACAATCTTCTTTAGGGATTTTAGGCGGTTTAGCAGCCTTTTTAGTCTTCGTTGTTATGGCAGTTCAATATAATTCTTTGGTTGATCCTTTAGTTATTATGTTAACCCTTCCCTTGGCTTTGTGTGGGGGAATTTTAGGGTTATATTTTACCCAAACTGCTATTGGTGCAACCGTCATTGTTGGGGCAGTTTTATTAATCGGAATTGTGGTTAATAATGCTATTGTTATGATAGAATTGGCCAATCAAATTAGGCTTGAAAAACGTTGCGATCGCCCTACAGCAATTATTCAAGCAGCACCCCAAAGGTTACGCCCCATTTTAATGACAACCATTACCACTGTATTAGGAATGTTACCCTTAGCAATGGGAGGAGGGCAAGGGGGAGAATTCTTACAACCCCTAGGAATTGTTGTCTTTTCTGGGTTATCTTTAGCAACATTATTAACCCTATTTATTATTCCTTGTTTCTATGTATTGCTTCATGATTTATTCAGATTAGGAAAACGGAAAAAGTCAATAAAAAAGCCTTCTTTACTGTTACCAGAAGAAGCAATTGATTCGATTACCTACAAAAAAATTACCACGAAAAATAAACCTTAAGGAGTCGTAATATCCTGATCCCAAAAATCAACTTTAGCCATACGACAAATCATGTTATATTCATCAGCAAATTGATGTATCCATTGGCCCATAAGTCTATTTTCGTCGGTTCCTTGAAGCCAGGTAATAGTTAGAAGACTAATAATCCCATCATCAGTTGGTTCACAAGTAAATTTTAAGGTTCCTGTTGGAGTATCAGACAAACCTTGTTGACAATTCCAATCTTTTTTCTCAATAATATCTTTCCAAATCTTGTCATTTTTGGCCTCAACTAAAATACCATCTTCTTGATAATTACAAGTCCAACTAAGCATTTGTCCTGGATCATTAGGTAGATCATCTAAATTATTAGGGTTACTTTCTGCCCTTAATTGAGCCGATAAATTCAAGGAAGTAAAGAGCAAACTAACAACACCGAGACTCAAACCGGAAACATTAACTTTCATAACTTGTCTATCACTCCTTAATACACGATTTAAGATAATACTCTAGTTAGGGACAGTCATTTGATCAAACCATAAAGTTTTCCTAAAAATCCAGTTTAAAAAAAACGACTAAGTTTAAACTGAATCTAGTTAAGTTTTAACAAAAATTATGAAAACCTGGCAAAATATTCTGGTTTTTCTGCAAATTCCCTCCCTGTCCATCCTGTCAACCCCCTATTTAGCCATCCCTGTTAACGCTCAAGGCTCGAATATTGCCTGTTTTGAGTATGTCCAAGGTTTGGGAGCAAATCAATCAACAGCCCAGTCAATCTGTGAAAGCTATCCCCAATATGCGGGTTATTGCGCCGATAAAGTCAGGAGTATTGGGGGAAACTGGCAAACAGCCGAATCTTTATGTAAATATGGTACTCGTTTCTCTGGACAATGTTTTTTGAGTTTGAGAGCCCAGGGAGCAACTTGGGATGACTCTAAGTCTATGTGCCAAACCGCCACAGCCACCACGGGTATATGTGTGCGTGATGCAATAACACAAGAAGGGTTTTCCTGGCCAGGTGCATTAAAAGAATGTGGTCGTCCTAATGTAGCTGATGCTCTACAAAATTGTATCAATGGATTGGCTTATGATGTACATGGGAACTCGACAGGAATATCCGCAGAGGCAGCTTTACAAGAATGTAATTCTGGGAGAAGGACACCTTAAATGGGGGAAAATTTGGGCAAGACTTCTCTTGTTTGTGACAGCCTAGAAGGCTGTGTTACCATTTACATCTCAAGTGTAAATACCAGATAAATTATTGTGGGCTTTTCTTTTCATTCCCAAAAACAATGTTGTCATACCCACGCTAGGGCCGGTGTTTGGTCAACTCCTCATGGCCTGGTAGAAACCCCAAAATTTATGCCTGTGGGAACCCTCGCAACGGTGAAAGGCCTAACTCCCGCCCAACTGCAAACTACGGGCGCACAAATGATTTTAGCCAATACCTATCATCTTCATCTCCAACCGGGGGAAAGTATTATCAAAGCGGCTGGGGGACTTCATGGGTTTATGGGATGGCAGGGCCCCATTTTAACCGATTCTGGGGGCTTTCAAGTGTTTAGCTTGAGTGAATTGCGACAAATTCGAGAACTGGGGGTCACGTTTCGTTCTCCTAGAGATGGCCGTATGATTGAATTAACTCCCGAACGTTCGGTACAGATTCAAAATGACCTGGGGGCCGATGTGATTATGGCTTTTGATGAATGTCCCCCAGGTAATGCTGACTATGCTACGGTGGCCGCTGCTACTGATCGCACCTATCGTTGGTTGGAACGTTGTATTAATGCCCATCAAAGACCCCAGGAGCAAGCTTTATTTGGTATTGTGCAAGGGGGGATTTATCCTGAGTTACGTTGTCAGGCTGTGTCAGGGTTGATCGAATTTGACTTACCTGGTTATGCGATTGGAGGGGTTAGTGTGGGGGAAGAACCGGCCAAAGTACGGGAAATTGTCACCTTAACGGCCCCTTTGCTTCCTGCTGCTAAACCTCGCTATTTGATGGGGGTGGGAACTTATAAGGAAATGGTGATGGCGATCGCTGCTGGGGTCGATTTATTTGATTGTGTGATTCCTACTCGTTTTGGCCGTCACGGGACTGCTTTAGTGGCCGGAGAGCGTTGGAACCTCAAAAATGCTCAATTTCGAGAGGATTTGACTCCCCTTGACCCCGACTGTCCTTGTTATACTTGTCAAACCTTTAGTCGTGCCTATCTCAATCATTTAGTGCGATCGCAGGAAATGCTCGGTTATATCTTGTTATCTTTGCACAATATTACGGAATTGGTGCGGTTTACCCAACGCATTCGAGCAGCAATTTTAGGCGATCGCTTTACCACGGAATTTGCTCAATGGTTTGATTAACAAATATCAATCCCCAAACCGATAACCTTTACCATAAACCGTATAAATTAAGGGGCCTTCTTCTTCTATTTTGCGTCGCAATAGACGAATTAAGGCCGCTAAAACATTACTATTAGGTTGTTCTTGTTCTGTCCATAAATGCTGATAAATTTGTTCATGGGTTAAAAGTTGGCCAGGATGTTGCATAAAATAAGTTAATAGTTTAACTTCCTTATCAGAAAGGTTCATCATTCTGCCCTGGCGATAAGCGACTTGATTATCCCGATCTAATTCTAAATCTGCTACCTTTAACTTACTGGTTGTCGTCGCTTCAAAAGCAGGGGAACGCCGCAACAAAGCGCGAACCCTCGCCATTAATTCCCGTAATTCAAAGGGTTTAATTAAATAATCATCGGCCCCGGCATCTAGTCCAATTACTCGATCATCTAGGGTATCTTTTGCTGTTAGGAAAAGCACTGGGGTGGTGTTTCCCTGCGATCGCAAGCCTTGACAGATGGCAATACCTGGTTTTTGGGGTAACATCCAGTCTAATATTAACAGATCGTAGGTATTTTGCAAAGCTAATTCATAGCCTTTTTGACCATTATCTGCCACATCAACTTCATAGCCTTCACGGGATAAAATATGATAGAGGGGTTCAGTTAATTCCGCTTCGTCATCTACTAAAAGAATTTTCATTAATGATTAAATCCCTACAATATTTATGATAATTTGTAGGGACATAATACCATTATGTCCTGTGGATTATACTCTTTGGTTATTGCATTAAATAAACCTAAAGAAATCAGGAAGATGCAACATATATCTTTTACAATCGACCGTGAACGATATCGGTATAGAGATTGAGAAAAGTACATTTGTCAAAGAAGCATAACCAAAGCAATCTAATCTCACCACATAATTGTATATGCTGGCCTTTGATTGCTTAGCTAAATCTATATTCTTCAGATAAGTTTGCATAGCCTATTCAGGATTAATTTATGGACAGTACCTTAACCTCTCAATTCAATAACCCGAACATTAAAGTCGAAGATGATCGCACAGGGATGAGCAAAGAAACCCTAAAGCGGGCATTTCTCGACCATCTTTTCTACATTCAAGGCATTGATCGTTCAGAAGCCTCCCTTCATGACTATTATATTGCCCTTTCCTATACTGTCCGCGATCGTCTACTCCATCGTTTCTTAAAAACAGTAGACACCTATAAGAAAGAAAAAGTCAAACTTGTTTCTTATTTCTCGGCTGAATTTCTCATGGGTCGTCATCTAGGTAATAATTTAGTAAACCTGGGACTTTATGACAGAATCAAAGAAGTGGTCGAAGAGTTGGGACTTGACTTTGATGAGATTATCGAACAAGAACCAGATCCAGGGTTAGGGAACGGTGGTTTAGGGCGTTTGGCTGCTTGTTTCTTAGATTCTTTAGCCTCCTTAGCCATTCCTGCCATTGGTTATGGTATCCGCTACGAATTCGGCATTTTCCATCAAATGATCAAAGATGGTTGGCAGGTAGAAATTCCCGACAACTGGTTAAGGTTTGATAACCCTTGGGAATTAGCTCGTCCTGACGACGCGGTTGAGGTAAAATTAGGGGGTCATACAGAGACGATCCATGATGAACATGGGAATGTCAAAACCGTTTGGATTCCTGGTCGTACCATTCTGGCCGTTCCTTATGATACTCCTGTTCCTGGTTATAAAACCAACACAGTGAACCCCTTAAGACTGTGGAAAGCCGAAGCGAGTGAAGCCTTTAACTTTGAAGCCTTCAACGCAGGAAATTATGATCAGGCAGTGGCCGAAAAAATGGATGCAGAAACCATTTCCAAGGTTCTCTATCCCAATGATAATACCCCCGCAGGACGGCAACTGCGCCTAGCCCAACAATACTTTTTTGTCTCTGCATCTCTACAAGACTTAATTCGCATCCATTTACGGACTCATGATAGTTTAGACGACTTCAACGAGAAAATAGCTGTACAACTCAACGATACCCACCCAGCAGTAGCGGTGGCCGAGTTAATGCGGTTATTAGTCGATAAACACAATTATGATTGGGACAAAGCCTGGGATATTACGAAAAAGACCCTCGCCTATACCAATCATACCCTGATGCCAGAAGCCCTAGAACGTTGGTCTGTGGATCTATTTAGCAGTCTTCTGCCCCGACATTTAGAGATTATTTACGAAATTAACCATAGTTTTCTTGAAGATGTCAAAACTTGGTTCCCCAACGATGAAGATTTAGTCACGAATCTTTCTTTAATTGAAGGATGGGAAGACAAACGCATTCGGATGGCGAATTTAGCCTGTGTGGGTTCCCACGCTATTAATGGGGTTGCCGCCTTACATACGGAACTCTTGAAAAAAGACACCCTCAAACATTTTGCTAAACTTTGGCCTGAGAAATTTTACAACAAAACCAATGGAGTAACCCCTCGTCGTTGGATTTTATTAAGTAACCCTGCCTTATCAGCTTTAGTGACTGAAAAAATTGGGGATGGTTGGTTAAAAAATCTCGATGAAATGCGGAAAATTGAAGCTTTCATTGAAGATCCAGATTTCCGTTATCGTTGGCGAGAAATTAAACAAGAAAATAAGCGCAGTTTAGCTGCTTACATCCTCAAAAACCGCAACATTCAAGTTGATCCTAATTCTCTGTTTGATGTGCAAGTAAAGCGCATCCATGAATACAAACGGCAACATTTAGCTGTCTTACATATCATCAGCCTCTACAACCATATTAAGCGCAATCCTGATGTGGATGTTCTGCCCCGTACCTTTATTTTTGGTGGTAAAGCGGCCCCTGGTTATTTTATGGCCAAATTGATTATTAAATTAATCAATGCCGTCGGTGAAGTCGTTAATAAAGATCCTGATGTTCGGGGACGTTTAAAAGTCGTATTCTTGCCTAACTTTAACGTTTCTATGGGCCAAAGGATTTATCCGGCTGCCGATCTTTCTGAACAGGTTTCTACCGCAGGAAAAGAAGCCTCTGGAACCGGAAATATGAAATTTGCGATGAATGGGGCCATGACTATTGGTACCTTAGATGGGGCAAATATTGAGATTCGGGAAGAAGCGGGGCCGGAGAATTTCTTCCTCTTTGGTTTAACGGCTGAAGAAGTTTATACCATGAAGGCCAAAGGGTATAATCCTAGCGAATATTACAACCGCAATGGTGACTTACAAGGGGTCATTGATCGCATTGCTAATGGTTACTTTAGTTATGGAGATCAAAACCTGTTTAAGCCCATTGTTGATCATCTTTTGTATGATGATCCCTATATGTTGATGGCAGATTATCAATCCTATATCGACTGTCAAGAAGAGGTCAATAAGGCCTATCGAGATCAGGATAAATGGACAAGAATGTCCATTCTTAATTCCGCCAGAATGGGTAAGTTTTCTTCTGACCGAACCATTGGTGAATACTGTCGGGAAATTTGGAATGTTAACCCAGTGACCATCAATATTGAGGACTATAATCCTGCTAAGTTTTAATTAAAAAATAGCCGAAATAAAGGGTTAGAAAATATAAATTTCTAGCCCTTCTATTTATTCCTTAACAAGATCTCGTCGCCAGACTTTACCAATAGATTTTGGTAAGGTTTGAATGTCAATCACTTGTCGGGTTTTCATGTCATAAGTAGTGTAAATCGTCTCTGCTTTTTCTAAAGAAATATCGACCACAGTTAAACTTTTTTGTGGGGGTAAATTACTATTTAAAAGTTTACGGGGCCCTGCGCCTAACGCCCCAGTATGAAGTAATTCTAATTGACCTTTTTTCCCTGGATAATAAGCATGATGATGACCACTTACATAGGTATGAACATCATATTTTTCTAATAAGGTTTGTAATTTTTCTCCTTCATACATAAAGTTTCCCCCATCATCTCTCCCTACTGCCACAGGATACAAAGGAAGATGACCAATGGCTAAGCGTAATTTCGCTTGTTTCGCATCTAAACTGCTTAAACTTTGTTCAACCCAAGTTAACTGTTCAGGGGAAATAATATGAGTAGAAGCATCCCAAACCAGATAAAAAATATTTTGTTGTTTAAACGTATAATAAAAAGGAAAATTCCCCCGATCAATAAAGTTTAAACCTGGATTATGATTAGGATCATTCCAATAAACGGAAGCCAGATCTCGTTCTGATTTAAACGTCAATTTTCCTTGACTAATTGACCCTGAACCATCATGATTACCAATGGTAAACCCCAAGGGAATTTTGGCCTGACGTAAGGGTGCAGCAATATGGTCATCAAAGGCTGACCACATGGCTTGAATTTGAGCCTGGGTAAGCGATCGCTTTTGTCCGGCAATCATATCGCCTCCACATAAGACTAAATCCGGTTGCCACCCCGGAATTAAGGCGATCGCCTGGTCAACTTCCGGTTCATAAGTCGTTGATCCATACTGACTATTAAGATCGCTAATGACAACAATTCTTACCTCTCCCTTAAGGGGGGCAAATAGTCCATCAGGGGCCACCGCAACGGGTTGAGAAACTGGGGGTGTTTGATCGGGTATTGCCGATTCAGGTTGAGGGGTAAAATTCTGATTACGACTGAAAACTTGATGGGTAATGGTGGCCATTCCCACCCCCAAAAATCCCCCCGTAATCATTAAAAATTGACGACGCTTATAAGCCATATTTTTATTAAAAAATCAATTAACCACTTATTGTAAGTCTGCCAGATTCATATTAAAGTCTTATGGTATAGGTTAAAATAGAATCAAATAAAATCGTTAATCGTCTCAACTTCCTATGACGGGTGTAATCACAGTAGAAAAGCAAAAATTAGAAAATCCTCCCCTAGAAATTCATTATCTGGGCGATCGCGCTTTGCGGCAACCTGCAAAACGTATTGCCAAAATAGATGACTCAGTGCGGCAATTAGCCAAAGAAATGCTTCAAACCATGTATAGTTCTAGTGGTATTGGTTTAGCTGCCCCCCAGGTGGCGATTAATAAACAATTAATTGTCATTGACTGTGAACCCGATAATCCGGCCAACCCGCCCTTAATTTTAATTAACCCGACGATTACTCGTGCTTCTCAAGACCTTTGTGTGGTAGAAGAAGGATGTCTGAGTATTCCTGGGGTTTATTTAGATGTAACCCGGCCCAAAACCATTGAAGTTACCTTTAAAGATGAACAGGGTAAACCACGCAAAATAGAAGCGACGGATTTATTAGCGCGGGTAATTCAACATGAAATGGATCACCTCAAGGGTGTTATGTTTGTGGACCGAGTGGAAAATGATCTGGCCTTAACGGAAAAACTTCAAGAGAAGGGATTTTCCAGAGGGGCAGTCAAACCGATAAAATAAAGAAATTTGTGAGCAAATAAGGAGTAACATTTGTGACCCCCAAAAGTGGCGTATTATTATTAGGGTCTTGTATTACAGCGATCGCAGGTGTGGGTTCTGTGTTTGAATTGTCCTCAGGAACCCCCGAATTAGGCAATATGACTACGGGTATCATTTTAGCCTTGAGTATCCCCTTAACGGTCTTATTTTTCGTGGTGGCTGTCAAAGATACCAGGGCGAATATGAAATAACTAGGGGTTGCTTTTATATCTTCTGGCCCGGCGTAAGCGATGCCAACGGGATAACAGCCGTAAACTGAGCAAATAAGTTCCTATGGCGGCGATAATACCCACAATAAAACAGCCAAAAAACAGAGTTACCATAAAATCAAGGCCTGATTCTTGTAAAACTGACCAAGATTGCCAGTTTTGGGGGAGGTTTGGCTGAGGGTTTCTTCTGCCTATTCTTAATAGTAATTCCCCTACTTTATAATTAAAAGCGAAGATCGGCACATAGGTTAAAGGGTTACTCACCCAGGTTCCGGCCGCCGCGGTCAATTTGTTTCCCCGAAAGATCGCCGCGAGTAAGACTCCCATAAGAGTTTGTAGGCCAAACAGAGGAAAG harbors:
- the tgt gene encoding tRNA guanosine(34) transglycosylase Tgt, translated to MGFSFHSQKQCCHTHARAGVWSTPHGLVETPKFMPVGTLATVKGLTPAQLQTTGAQMILANTYHLHLQPGESIIKAAGGLHGFMGWQGPILTDSGGFQVFSLSELRQIRELGVTFRSPRDGRMIELTPERSVQIQNDLGADVIMAFDECPPGNADYATVAAATDRTYRWLERCINAHQRPQEQALFGIVQGGIYPELRCQAVSGLIEFDLPGYAIGGVSVGEEPAKVREIVTLTAPLLPAAKPRYLMGVGTYKEMVMAIAAGVDLFDCVIPTRFGRHGTALVAGERWNLKNAQFREDLTPLDPDCPCYTCQTFSRAYLNHLVRSQEMLGYILLSLHNITELVRFTQRIRAAILGDRFTTEFAQWFD
- the rppA gene encoding two-component system response regulator RppA, whose protein sequence is MKILLVDDEAELTEPLYHILSREGYEVDVADNGQKGYELALQNTYDLLILDWMLPQKPGIAICQGLRSQGNTTPVLFLTAKDTLDDRVIGLDAGADDYLIKPFELRELMARVRALLRRSPAFEATTTSKLKVADLELDRDNQVAYRQGRMMNLSDKEVKLLTYFMQHPGQLLTHEQIYQHLWTEQEQPNSNVLAALIRLLRRKIEEEGPLIYTVYGKGYRFGD
- a CDS encoding glycogen/starch/alpha-glucan phosphorylase, producing MDSTLTSQFNNPNIKVEDDRTGMSKETLKRAFLDHLFYIQGIDRSEASLHDYYIALSYTVRDRLLHRFLKTVDTYKKEKVKLVSYFSAEFLMGRHLGNNLVNLGLYDRIKEVVEELGLDFDEIIEQEPDPGLGNGGLGRLAACFLDSLASLAIPAIGYGIRYEFGIFHQMIKDGWQVEIPDNWLRFDNPWELARPDDAVEVKLGGHTETIHDEHGNVKTVWIPGRTILAVPYDTPVPGYKTNTVNPLRLWKAEASEAFNFEAFNAGNYDQAVAEKMDAETISKVLYPNDNTPAGRQLRLAQQYFFVSASLQDLIRIHLRTHDSLDDFNEKIAVQLNDTHPAVAVAELMRLLVDKHNYDWDKAWDITKKTLAYTNHTLMPEALERWSVDLFSSLLPRHLEIIYEINHSFLEDVKTWFPNDEDLVTNLSLIEGWEDKRIRMANLACVGSHAINGVAALHTELLKKDTLKHFAKLWPEKFYNKTNGVTPRRWILLSNPALSALVTEKIGDGWLKNLDEMRKIEAFIEDPDFRYRWREIKQENKRSLAAYILKNRNIQVDPNSLFDVQVKRIHEYKRQHLAVLHIISLYNHIKRNPDVDVLPRTFIFGGKAAPGYFMAKLIIKLINAVGEVVNKDPDVRGRLKVVFLPNFNVSMGQRIYPAADLSEQVSTAGKEASGTGNMKFAMNGAMTIGTLDGANIEIREEAGPENFFLFGLTAEEVYTMKAKGYNPSEYYNRNGDLQGVIDRIANGYFSYGDQNLFKPIVDHLLYDDPYMLMADYQSYIDCQEEVNKAYRDQDKWTRMSILNSARMGKFSSDRTIGEYCREIWNVNPVTINIEDYNPAKF
- a CDS encoding metallophosphoesterase family protein; the protein is MAYKRRQFLMITGGFLGVGMATITHQVFSRNQNFTPQPESAIPDQTPPVSQPVAVAPDGLFAPLKGEVRIVVISDLNSQYGSTTYEPEVDQAIALIPGWQPDLVLCGGDMIAGQKRSLTQAQIQAMWSAFDDHIAAPLRQAKIPLGFTIGNHDGSGSISQGKLTFKSERDLASVYWNDPNHNPGLNFIDRGNFPFYYTFKQQNIFYLVWDASTHIISPEQLTWVEQSLSSLDAKQAKLRLAIGHLPLYPVAVGRDDGGNFMYEGEKLQTLLEKYDVHTYVSGHHHAYYPGKKGQLELLHTGALGAGPRKLLNSNLPPQKSLTVVDISLEKAETIYTTYDMKTRQVIDIQTLPKSIGKVWRRDLVKE
- the def gene encoding peptide deformylase, with amino-acid sequence MTGVITVEKQKLENPPLEIHYLGDRALRQPAKRIAKIDDSVRQLAKEMLQTMYSSSGIGLAAPQVAINKQLIVIDCEPDNPANPPLILINPTITRASQDLCVVEEGCLSIPGVYLDVTRPKTIEVTFKDEQGKPRKIEATDLLARVIQHEMDHLKGVMFVDRVENDLALTEKLQEKGFSRGAVKPIK
- a CDS encoding DUF2062 domain-containing protein, producing the protein MSHHAPSGRSPIAIIIKPKKTPQITLSQRRYSGWRRQWRYLYLRFGRLRGTPKSISRGLAFGVFAGCFPLFGLQTLMGVLLAAIFRGNKLTAAAGTWVSNPLTYVPIFAFNYKVGELLLRIGRRNPQPNLPQNWQSWSVLQESGLDFMVTLFFGCFIVGIIAAIGTYLLSLRLLSRWHRLRRARRYKSNP